Within Carassius gibelio isolate Cgi1373 ecotype wild population from Czech Republic chromosome A16, carGib1.2-hapl.c, whole genome shotgun sequence, the genomic segment GCTGCGACTGaagaggcagacagacagacaggatgtAATGTGAGAATGATCAGATCCTGTTGTCCTACCTTGAAAAGCTCATGTAGCTCTGTTTCTCTCTGACGCTGTGAAAGATATCTTGTTATAATGATCAAAGATGCAGGGTTGCTTTAGACTGATTGGAGGTTTACTATTAGAGCTGCAATCAATGTCGCTTTTCTgtgataaattatatatttgcctttttatattcattattttattgtgaAAGCATGTCAGTATACATCTTAACTCATGGTCTCCGCCAAACAATCTGCAGATTgaaagatataataaaaaaatatataaataaataaaattgcctaCAATGATGTACATTGCGCTGCGGGAACACTCGTTTTTCTTATCCTTTGATcagacttttctttcttttaatgatGTATGAGACCGCTCTTTATTCACAGTAATCCTGTATTAGTTATTGTTATTCAAAAATATTGTTGGGTAGCCTTCTCACAATACTACATTTTCACCAGAAAAATGTCACAATTCTTGTATCCGgagcaaaaaaacaaatatgctaTCCtctatgtttgtatgtatatattataaaatgtaatttattactttgatggcaaaacttaattttcagcagccattattcccttcttcagtggcacatgatccttcagaaataattataatatgctaatttcttataattatcagtTTTGAACAGTTGTGTGGCATAATAATTTTgttgaaactgatgcattttttttttttaggattctttgaataatttctttaaaatataaatattttgtaactatCAATGGATTTATAGtcactttgatcaatttattttatactttttgggaacttttgggaaattttatttcttttaaatcatttttcaaactttaatgttatttcaaatcAACATTGTTTGCTTCAGGTGTTTGTCAACTAAGGACAAGTTGCTTTGTGTTTTTAGTAATTGTTCACATTTACAGTCAGTAATACagagcaaaaatataaattaagagTAGGGAATGGTTGGATTCATTGTGCTGTAAGTTTAATGATATCAATGGTTAATCAGTTATATTAATTGATAATGcttgtattttaatgaaatattcttCTAATGAAATAGCTAGTCTTTCAAAGCACTTGGCAACCTGACTTTGAAAATATGCTGATGATTTTTTTAAACGAAAGCGTTGAGTAGCCGTTGATTCAAAATTGGCCAGATTCAGGGAACTATTAAAAGGCCACAAAGAATTGGTTAAGATTTGATAAACCACAAGTGTTCCTTCCTTATGTCTGTATGGTTTTATCTCTTTACTGATATTGTCTGAGCCATTATATTCAGTGTCTGTTGCTGCTCCAATCATAACTTCTTATTTTTGTCTTTCCCAGGCATCTGAAAGATGGTGGACCGCTTGGCCAATAGTGAGGCCAACTCTAAGCGCATCGGGGTGGTGGAAGCATGCTTTGGCACAGCAGGACAACCGTTGGCCATCCCAGGTCGAGTGCTCATAGGAGAGGGTGTTCTCACAAAGCTGTGCCGCAAAAGGCCCAAAGCGCGACAGTTCTTCCTCTTTAACGACATCCTGGTGTACGGCAACATCGTCATCCAGAAGAAGAAGTACAACAAGCAGCACATCATCCCTCTGGAGAGCGTCACCATAGACACTGTAGAGGACGAGGGCGACCTCCGCAACGGCTGGCTCATTAAAACACCCACCAAATCCTTCGCCGTCTACGCCGCCACAGCATCGGAGAAGTCTGAGTGGATGAGCCACATCAGCAAGTGCGTCTCGGACCTACTAGAAAAAAGCGGGAAATCTCCCACCGGTGAGCACGCGGCTGTCTGGGTGCCTGACTCCGAGGCGACCGTGTGCATGCGCTGCCAGAAGATCAAATTCAACCCCGTCAACCGGCGCCACCATTGCCGGAAATGCGGCTTTGTTGTGTGTGGCCCGTGTTCTGAGAAGAAGTTCCTGCTTCCCAGTCAGTCGACCAAGccggtgcgtgtgtgtgagttctGTTACAAGCAGCTCTCCTCGGGCTCCTACACCCATCTGGAGATTTCCGGCAACAACATCTCGGACGACGACGACGATGATGACAGCAGTGACTGAGGGTCACTTTTAGGAATATTGACAATCTACTGATCATATCCCATTATAATAGTCTAATATTCATTCAGGGTTTTCAAAGGTTCCTGTGGCGATAACACTTTTGATTAGAGACCCCCGTGCATATGAACAAAAGGTTTGATGGGAATTGTTCCTGCGTATTAATGAACACTACTTTCACATTAAAGTCACTCTCATATTTCGCTTTCATGTTAGATGCATTTATTGGCAAAGGTGCTCTTTtatcttcttttgaacttttttccctttcttttttgcTACTGTATTTTTACTGAGAGATGCTGCTATCCGCAGGAAGAAGAGAATTTTGGTTAATGTGATCGCAGGCTATTCCTAGGCATACACTCCCTCAGGTGTAACCGTGTAGTTTTAAACGAGGAGCTGCACCACTAACAAAGCGTGAAAGCTTGCGGTCAAGCGAAGATCTTCTGGATCTCACTTGGCTTAGTGTCTAGTAATTGCAAATGACAAATCAGATAGACGCTCCTAAGCTTGTAAATCCTTGTATGTAATGCTGTGGTGAAGGAAGTCTGTTGCAAAGTTCATCTGACAAGGTCATCACTGCCTTAGTGCCTCCTTATTTATCCTCAGGATCGAGAAATGAGAAACTATTTTTTGTTTACTACTTTATGACTTTCTTTGCTTTGAGACGCCGGCCTTTATCTTATGGCACATGCATGATGTATTCTGTTGAGAGGTGTACATGTAACAttgagtgacttttttttttttttttttttttgaggttatAGTCAAAATTATTTCAGTTGAGTATAGTTCAAATCATTATAATATCTCTTTCCAAATAGCTTTTGGAAATTGCTGTGATTCCAGCTGTAATATTTTCTCACATCCTGCATCTGTAGTCCGCATGCCCTAAACTATGATGGTATCTCTCCAGCCCTGATCTCAACTCACAGGAATCACTAAAGCCACATGTCACTAAGGCGAAGGACGCACTAGGACCCACTATCCATTACGCCTGCCCTCTCTTTTCGAGTTCTCTGAGTTCTCTGTGTTGGAGAAGTCACATGTTGGGTCTGGACAGTCAGTTCTACATGTTTTGAACGGGAATCGAAAGCATTATGAGGAAGCGACTGTCAAACAGGCGccttttgtttcgttttttttttatggttgtttGACACTGCACTAACAACTTTCCAAAGTGGTTTTAATAAATGACTGTTGGACACTTTAGAGAGATACTGTAGTATATTTCATCAACGATCTGCCAATTTTAGAGTGTTTTTTACTTCTACCCAAGTCAAGCTAGTGGGAGAATCAGCTATACTGCTCGAGAACACATCTCAGTACTGAATACTTGATCACCTGTTAAAATGGCATATTTTGTTTGTCAGAATAATAAAACTGACATTGAAAAGGGATATTTAATTAACCTGTCAGACAGTCTAGTTCATATGCAGTTACAGATACACTGAAgagaaaagtgtatatatatatatatattttacacttaTGTGAGACTTAGAACTAGGTCTACAGTGATTGACTCAAGGTAATTATCTAATCTTGCTTTTGGAATCTAACGTTAGATTCCAGGATAATTGTATATGTTATCATGTTTGAGTTAATGAATTAGTCTAATCGTTCCAAAATTAACCTGagattgttttaattttacttatATGTCGTAATATTCTACTTCAGTTGTAATATTTTGAgatgattgttttgattttgcaTGTTgtaaacttttgtaaatatattttacttttaacttGGGCTTgctgcttttagtttttttttttcttcatagtgtTTCCGTGTGGTTCATGTGTGCATTTCCTGAACACCTCTGGATCAGCTTACCAGCACTTTACTCTCTCTGCGAACCACAAGAGAGGGGTGGGGCCTGATTGGGGAGAGGCTTGCTTAGTATGTGGGCGGGGCTACATGTCATGTCATGGCTACAAATCTGGCTTTCAAATGCAAGAGAATAGATCCGAGTAGAGGATGATCAGGATTTACATTTACGttccatattttttctttttgcgaTTTCTTGAACATGTAATTTATGATTCCCTTGTTCTTGATGGATTTTGGAGGATTTCTGTTTCTTgtacatttttgccatttttaattcCAATTTAAAACTCTGAAAGGGCTGAAAACTGAATGTAATTCATGTTATCATTATTAGATACTAATTCTGAGAAATATATGCATTGCTTAAACTCTTGTCTTGTCTTCTGTAATACTTGCCAAATGCAATAGCAATGGCTCAGCATATGCAACAGAGTATTAATGTCATTGGAAGTAGGACTCACTGGGATAGGAACCAAACTTTGTGATGGATATTCTGTCTGTTACAGTTAAGtctatttttgtcagtttttgtaTGGTAATCCATACCACGTGCGGCAGTATTGTAAGGGGATTGCTACGTTACTTGCTCTGTCACTGGTGTTAGTGTGCCATTTAAATTCCTTACTTGACTTGATTCCTTATTTTATGTTTGATTAGCATTTCTTCTGAAACTTTTGGCCTATGATGGTCACAAGTGGTCCCTAAAATCTAGCTCTTTATTCAGAATAAACAGCTTTTTAAGGAGTCAGACCATTATGGCGTTAATGGCACTCTCATGGAACAAATCACTGAAGCCTGAAATACAAAAATCACGCATTTCTATGCTGTTGATTGACAAGCATGGAAATAAATGGGTTGCTTTAACCATTCATTTGTGCTGTAGTGTGACATGACTGTCAATAATATTTGGTCATTTGCCTTCATCAACTTGACAGTCTGGATTTTTAATAAGTGTTAGAGGTACGGCATGCTTAATCGCTGTCAGATTTGTGGGAACCCTGACCACCAGAACGTAAAGAATATTGGGGTGTGTCTATAATTCTAAAAGGTTTCACTGCGGATCATTTTGCTGTAATAAGCTGTCAGGACTGTTTGCTTCTCAGAGGGCCCTCGGCTGCAGATGTTGAACCCTTCTGCTCCGCGCATGTGGATTATGCTGCTGATTTAAGTGATTAAATATCACATGATTGTCATGATGCAAGAAAAATCTCCATAATCAGTCTGGGTATATCTAGCATTAAAACAAGTTTAGGCAAGGCATTTTACACGCTAATGaccttttacatttttggaaaacaaaatcgCTGGCTTAGAGCAGTCCTGCACACATTTTATCTGAGCATATCCAGAGTAATCCTTGTTCTTCTGTGCTAATACACAAGTAAAATTTAACAGTGGTTTCCAACCATGTTCCTGGAAGCCCTCTCAAAACTGCATGtttgcatgtctccttaatcaaacacacctgattcagatcatcagctcattactCCAAGTCCTGAAATAGGTGTGTCTGAGaaaggagagatgcaaaatgtgcagtgtcgGGGGGCCTTCGGGTACGAGGTTGGGAGCCATTGATTTAACACAATCACATTTAATGCTCCAGAAACAAGATATGCGCACTCTGCTGGTGTTGAACACATTTTAAAGGATTATTAAGGACTCTAAATGGTTATCATGGGAATCTGTATTCTGCAGTCACATGATCTTCTCTCataaataatttccccttttgTCTTTCAGTCATGGTGATTAAGTGTCAGCCTTAGGCTTAGTGAAAGTGCCATTGTGAAGAGATAAAGATAACAAAAGCAACGAAAAGTGCCTAGTTTTTGTGAACAGAAGATGGTGTTCAAAGTAAAGTTAATTTAACTCACTCTTTGAACTGTTATATTCtttacatttaaaggaatagttcactatATAATGAAAattctcattatttactcattattgtgtgtgtgtgtgtgtgtgtgtgtgtgtgtatgtgtgtgtgtctgtagaatGGAACTCAGTGGTAACCAAAACCTTTTGGTTTCTAACATGCATCAAatcatcatcttttgtgttccacagaagaaagtcataggtttggaaagacatgatgatgctgtgtaaatgatgacagaattgtcattattgtgtgaaatatttcttaaaatgagTTCACCATAAACTTAAAATTCTCTTAATGTTTACTCTGCCACATGGAAGACTTTCTTCCATATCATATGACCTTTTTTTCCATGTATTCCTTTCTTccattaaacacaaaatatgttttgaGGTTGATGATcacatttttaatcatatttcaaaaGGGACAAAAGTACTATAAATGTAGTTCCTTCTACACGCAGGAAATAGTTTATGTGACTATGTCGATATGGTTGGCCATGTTCCGAAATTGAAGAAGTTCTCTGAAAATCCCAgtggtgtttttgtgtgttcagaTTTGTCTTGTGGTCTGTGGTGTGTCTCTACGTTTTCAAACATCAGTTTAGTCTGACTGAATGCGCTTCGAGTTTGAGTTCAGTCTGTGTGTAGGTTGTGGTTGAGAGGATAGAAACTCGTATAGAATGTCAGATTGGCTGAGATTCATCATGACGATTTTACAATGTGCTTCATAATCACAGCTAAAGTGCGCCCCCTGCTGGCACCGGGGAGCGGTGGACTTTTTTGGAGCAACCTTTGATTTTGACCAgattatgtttggttttattCTGTCCAGGAACGACCTacttaagcacacacacacacacacacacacacaaaactgtttcATGATGTAAAGTGAAAAAAAGCACACTTTGATCTGAATTTGGTCCACTATTTAATCTGAAAttgatgataaaataataatagaatgttGAGAAAAATTCTACTTTAATAATGGTGTGGTTGTCAACAATtgtacagaaaatatataaatatggtaAAAAGTGTATAGACTCTGTAATCATAATTTCTGATAGTCAAAACGTTATAGAAACCGACTATGCCACAGAAATATTGGTCATGGATATgtatatactcttaaaaataaaggttccaaaagaggGGTTCCACACTGATGccataaaagaaacattttaaattttccTCAAAGAACCTGTAAATAAACAGTTCttaaaactaactaactaactatatatatatatatatatatatatatatatatatatatatatatgcacacacacactttcatgagagtaggagaaaatatatttttccattccaaaaattatattttttacaattatataattataattacattcatttccaaaattacatttttccATAAAATGTGCAATAGCCTGCTTTATGACTCCACAATTTAGAACTGTCTGGGCTTTCTGATACTACTTTGCTTTGTGTAACATGTGGCCCCCTGCAGCACTGCACAGTTTGAATTTAGATTTTtcctttttagtgtttttttttatttgttatttttttaggctctttTTGAAGCACTGTGAAGCACCATTAAATAGCAAAAGCTTTGTAATGATTgtttaaaatgtctacttttgtgttccacagaaattACCAGCAAACAGTCTGGGaaagaaatgttttcatttttagctGAACTCTTTCTTTGCCATACACTGATTAGTGAAGGATGGTGTTTAGCAAGGGAAATATTTTTGACTGAAcgtaattacattttttgaagcTCCACAGCTGAAGCTGGATGAATGTCATCTTATCAAAGGCAACACGTCTTGGGTAAGAGGAATAGTATTTACAGAAATCCAAGTGATTGAAGGTGTGAGAAGTGTTGTATTGCTGTCATTCTCATGCATTACGCATCTTAACTCTGGCTTTTACATTTGTGCACCTAGATTACCTTTCTGATCTAAACATCTCTGCATTTGAACCAACGAGTTAATGAAACTTTATTGTTCTACAAATGTAGGCCTTGAATTTGAAGGAGACATCTGTGGTGCTTTTTTAAAACCCCGAATCGAAACGTTACTCCTGTCATTTTTTCTGGTTGCACTGTTGAAACTGGCACAATGCATGCTTTAGATAGCAAATCAAACCGACAGCATGAAATGTCTCAGCACTTGTCAGCTCACCAGATCCATGTTAACATTAAGGCCTAATAGCTGGGAGATTAGACTTGTACGGTAATTAGTAGGTCAGGAATGTGTTGTATGTGACAGGCAGAAGAAGAGTGTATGACTGGTATAATTGTGCGTCTTTTTGAAAGAGTGCAAAAGATGTACTTCATATCAGCTCGAGCGATGTAAGGTGGTGGGTGGAAGGATCTTGCTCGCTGTCTAAAAGCTTTGAGATAACGCCTAATTAGTGGTTACAACATTTAATACATACACTCTATACACAGAGCAGCTGGGGATATTCATGTTTACATACACTTACAAAAACAGCTCAGTTGgtatcaagaaaaaaatatttccttgTTACAGTTCATCTAGTGGTATAGAAATTATATTACTTCAAATCGTGTTTAGAGAGTTCTTTAGAAAGAAACTTTATGTGGTTTATTGGAAGTCCAGTTTTGAGAATTGAATTCATAATCTGTGTTGccatgtgtattattattattatggtgatTATCAGACATTATTGGAACTTTTAGTTCACTTAATAAAACCAATTtacccgtatttttcggactataagtagcatctgagtataagtcgcatcagtccaaaattacgtcatgatgaggaaaaaaacatatacagtataagtggcactggactataagtcgcatttatttagaaccaagagaaaacattaccgtctacagccacgagagggcgctctatgtcttcagtgtcggctacaggagcactgagcagcctagagcgccctctcgcggctgtagacggtaatgttttctcttggttcatgtctcttagttaatttctcttgtttcatttctaattaattttgataaataagtcgcacctgactataagtcgcaggactagccaaactatgaaaaaaagtgcgacttatagtctggaaaatatggtatatatgcactaaactggaaaatataatgtgatTTCTGAGTTTCaaggatttatttctttaaagagAGTTACATTTGTATAAAATAAGTTTTGTGGATATATCTGAGATAGGAGACTGaggaaaaaaataagtttatttatttatttattaaaatatttttctcctCTCCACCATAGACATGTTTTTCTGTCTATGCCAGTAAAACCTCAAAGCAGTGTCAACTGCTTTCATACTCATAGCTGTTGTTTGGATGTCTAAAAGCTGTTTGAAAATACCCATAATCTGCAACTCTGCAAATTTACCTTTAAATACATTGGTAGAGGCGTTCTACTGCAGCAACTCACTGATAAAGTGCACATCTCTCACAGTACGTGCAAAAGCTTTCAGGAGATGCCGAAATGTAATGCAGCTAACAGCCTGGCCATTTGAGAATAAGTATTTGCCATTTGTCCTTCATAGTCTATATCCCTGTCTGTGGTCTAATGTAATGTTACTTTGAAGCCTTGGATGATAAACAGCCACATTCTGAGTCTTTCTTTACTTTGTCTGCACTTCAGGTCTCTATAAATCTCTAGACTCAAGGTTGTATTCTAAAATTCACCTGGTGAATAATTTTCTCTTCTTATTCTGTTGCACTTTGCTGACATTGATGTTCTCCTTCGTTGTTCAGACATCATGGCAAAGCCTCTATTATGATGAaccaaatgaaataatttttgccGATTGCATTTTTCATCTGTTTTCCAAATTCCTCTGCCATTGCGGGGACGTTTTTGGGATGTGAGCCTGTTAGAGAAGATAATGGTGCAGCTGCAGCTTAAACATGCTGAGTGGAgttggatcctctacagtgaatgggtgccatcagaatgagagtccaaacaactgattaaAACACAAAAAACTCCAATATATCAATTAgcatcttgtaaagtgaaaagctgcttatttgtaagaaaccaatccatcattaagatgtttttaactctctCTCCAGTGAAAAATGTGTtcctctgaatcaggagagacatATGCACAGAACAAACCCTGTTTACAAGTGAAAGTTCTAAAATGTATTGCTGGATTTTGATGTCAGAGAACACCAGGGGATAGACATTTTCATTGGAGGAAACATGGTTTATGGActtaaagatggatttgtttcttaaaaacacagcATTTTACTTCTATGTTAACTGTTGGAGTCCTGTcgattattgtgatgttgttaGCTGTTTTGACTcacattgatgagcaagtgatgcaatgcttaatttatcCAAGTCTGctgtaatgaagaaacaaactcatcttggatggcctgagagtgaaaaTATATTCAGGGGAATAAAACACTAATTACAGTCCAAACATTTGCAACAAAGAAAAGCAAATGAATTCAGTTATTGTAAGGAGTCTGCTTTGCTTCTTTCTCATTgtgtagtaattattattttgcttttgcTGAGCAGTTGAGAAAAGGCTTGAGCCAGTATTTAGTAGAAGAAAACCAAAAGAAGCTTTTTCTTTGAAACAATGCCTTTGAATATATTAAAGACATCAAGTCAAAACTGTACTTTCAATGCATTTGAAAGATCATCCATATCTAGCTTTTTTTTGACACTGATTCCAGTTATTCTTCTTTATAACAAGGTCATTCAGACAGATTTTGCATTTAATTGCCGTGCTTCAAATGTCAGTTCCAGTTATGATGAAATGACCTTTTTGAGACTCATTACTAATGCTTAAATTATATTGCTAGCTTAGCCTTCTGCAATTTTTTGTTCTCTGCAGAATCATGATTCAGTGCGTATCAActgcaaaatataatatttggGTGATTGGGACAGCACATTATTTTGTGATTGATTTAGGGTAGTCTGAGAATATTTACTGAATtgcacaagttagttcatactttgATATCATTTTATATGCAACATTTCGTTTTCTCTTCATCAACATTATGAGTCCATGTTTATTTCTGTTCCATTTTATTTCTCAGTTCACAAATCCATCTACAATTCATACaatacaacacatgcaactgaggaaAAAGAAGGCTTGAAGTAATTGAAAAATCAAATAgacaataaaaaatactaattatatatatatatatatatatatatatatatatatatatatatatatatatatatatatatatatatatatatatatatatatatatatatggccccATCAGCAATGTACACATTTAACCAGCACAAACCTttaacagaaatatgaatatggtagaaaaaaaagtaaataataataataataataaaaagagtttatttataatgcttttttttcagattactgaaattattttttaattaagtttgtGAATATTCTTGTGGCTGATTAGGGCTTACACGAATAAAAAGCTTGGAAACCACTGATTTAGAGCAAACAGAGCAAATGCAATGGTTAAAAGGTCAATCATTTTCTTAATTGACAAAGGCTTTAAGCACTGTCCTGGTCAACCAAAATGATGCTGTCCCATCCTCCCAAATTTAGTTTGGGTGGTGATTTTCAGAATTaggttgtttttattttgtcccATCCACCCAAATTGTGCGCCCGCGCACACATGGACCAGATAAATGtctctttgtgtgtttttggttgtaagGGAAATATATCTTTGTTCAACAGTTAGGTTTTCTGGGGCACCAACTGCGTTTCATAAGTGTGTTTGTTGAAGAACGTTTTATAAATAAGGCCCAGTTcaacgctggatttgcacattgtttgatACTGAACAGATGGTAAGTGAAACAGCAACAAATCtctgttttgttgttatttgGTGCCCAAGTGCTCGTCACTTTTTATCTCCACCCCTTTAAGTTAATCTAACTAAATGATTAAAGGTGTGATTTTATTAAGGAAATACTTTAATTATACACAAAATACTTAATTCTGAATGGTCAGTTGGACAACTGAGTGTTAAACACGATATCATTGACCATCGTCCATGGTAACACACCACAGTCCTCCTGTAACACTACTTCATGTTAATCTAATTAAGAAAGAACAGCTCAGTGATGCCCTCTTGTGGCTGAAAATTATTAACTACCAACTGAAGTAAAAACGACATTGAAGGGCGttagtattcattttaatatatagtgtaaaaaaacactatatatatatataaagttgttataatgtatatataaatgttgaaaaattaacattaatattaataaatgatataGAAATATTGTTTATTCCTAGTTCATGTTAACTGTAgttaaataatgttaactaatgaaccttattgcgaagtgttaccaaaatgtcAATTTCAGATAGTGTTCGTTTGAGCTATATATTTATTAAGATGTCCTGAAatgaaatgtatcatggtttccagaaaatattactattttcaacatgatgataataaaaatacacagatGATCACAGAAATACgtacattttatatatgaaaaatgaaaagttattttaaatgtaataatattttcaccatattactttttctatttttgatcggaaaaatgctgccttagtgagcctaatgtgtgtgtgtgtgtgtgtgtgtgtgtgtgcgtgtatgtatgtatatatataatattttttttatttatttatttttaagcatgaAATGTTAATCTCTATGTTAGGCCTATGTTATATAATCAAAGCTATACATTTAAGGTAATTAATTAGCCTGATAACTTGGCATAATTCCAACAGGTTATCTATAAACCTGTCATACATTGTGCAATTTAACAAGAATTTAACGAgaattattatttaagaaatactttaacaagaaaaatattttgtttctttttgctcAGGATTTACAAATAGCTACTTCTTGCGGTAGCATTTCACCTGATAACATATTAATGACTGTCTGGCTGTATATTTTCCCTCAAATCTAAAATGATCACAAAACATAAACTGGCAGGGGGCAAAATAGATTGTAGTATGTGCACAAAGACAGAGAGGACAGTGGCTTTAGTGTTGTCCCTGAACAGCTTTGCGAAAAAGCCATAACCTGTCTTCTATTAGCAGAGATGAGAGAGAGATCCCAGTAAATCGACCAGCAAATCATCTTTCCTCTGGCTGACAAATGCAGCCACATCAGTCTGCCTGAAATGACATGAAACAGAAGTTGAAATATACTCACAAATTTAAAGTTCATAAATAATTGACAATGGACAGTAGTACTAATCTcaactttttcaaaataaaacatccCCTTGTGGTTGTGCACAGATATGCAGCTGGCTAAAGAATACACCAGAAGAACTAAAGAGTAGATGAACTATGTTTTTACATTATATCCCAAAAATATATATGGGTGGTGCTTGCCCATCCAGAAGTTGCTGCCATGATGACATGATGTTGTTGGGGTTGTCAGGCTGTTGCtattctgtgtttatttttttcaatagttGTTTACTGGCAAGTCAAAAGAGTCTCTTTGGTTGGCTCTGGTCCCTCctttaatgaaatgtattttcatGACTTCACACAAAGTCGCCTTTGTTAAGTTAAGGTATAATCTTCACCCTTTGTGTGATCAAATGTGGGTAACCGGCTCAGGTCTTTAACCACCAAGCCACACCACCCCATAATGCTCAGTTCATTCTGTGGGTAAACAGCATTATATCTGCGACATTTGAGTGAGTCTCAGTTTGAGTAATCCCCCAAAATATGGTTAGATCACCACACTTAAAGTCCATATGAAAGAAAGCCTATatagtgggaagtcgtggcctaatggttagagggttggactcccaatcgaagggttgtg encodes:
- the LOC128031011 gene encoding pleckstrin homology domain-containing family F member 2-like produces the protein MVDRLANSEANSKRIGVVEACFGTAGQPLAIPGRVLIGEGVLTKLCRKRPKARQFFLFNDILVYGNIVIQKKKYNKQHIIPLESVTIDTVEDEGDLRNGWLIKTPTKSFAVYAATASEKSEWMSHISKCVSDLLEKSGKSPTGEHAAVWVPDSEATVCMRCQKIKFNPVNRRHHCRKCGFVVCGPCSEKKFLLPSQSTKPVRVCEFCYKQLSSGSYTHLEISGNNISDDDDDDDSSD